A genomic region of Halopelagius longus contains the following coding sequences:
- a CDS encoding BolA family protein, producing the protein MDTADVERLIEEGIEDAEATVTLPRAPDEEHEDAHFAAVVVSPAFEGKSLVQQHQMVYDAVGDAMTTDIHALEMKTFTPEEYEGA; encoded by the coding sequence ATGGACACCGCGGACGTCGAACGTCTCATCGAGGAAGGTATCGAGGACGCGGAGGCGACGGTGACGTTGCCCCGCGCGCCCGACGAGGAACACGAGGACGCTCACTTCGCCGCCGTCGTCGTCTCGCCGGCGTTCGAGGGTAAGAGCCTCGTGCAACAGCACCAGATGGTGTACGACGCCGTCGGCGACGCGATGACGACGGACATCCACGCCTTAGAGATGAAGACGTTCACGCCCGAAGAGTACGAGGGGGCGTAA
- a CDS encoding PAS domain S-box protein, which translates to MSNRAGGTGSAFWGDGDDGGACERYRTLVNAVDDGIYQLDAEGTVVAANDSLAELTGRTREELLGERASVVFGDGGGSAVERELDRLRTTPGERSARLELTARTAEGERVPCDVRMSALESDGTVEGAVGIVRERAGREGRETDEGGIDRKRMVEALEAAREGISLLDADGEFVYVNDAYAETFGYDPEEMVGEHWDELGIEADPERFYGRILPTISEEGQWTGTTTCVRSDGSTFRSQHSLVSTGEGELICLVRDITERRERERRLRRSERRYRTLAEHFPNGFVTLFDDDLEYTLAAGRGFERIPLEPEAVEGSRVGEVWEGAAADALEPLFRGALDGEEGTVEVSYADREWVVHAVPVTGERGDVFAGMTMAQDITERKERERELDETVRELRESETRLQIALEAGEMGMWELDLRTGESPVRSPQHDRLFGYEEPIDDWGFERFLDHVHPDDRERVARTFEEAHETGEWRFECRIVRTDGERRWISADGEFYDDDGGEPVRAVGTVRDVTEQKERERYLRDAKSQLEAAAEAGAVGTWEWYIPDDEFVTNASLARTFGVDPEAAREGVSLDRLLSSIHEADRERVEREIAEAIESCGEYESEYRVRNADGEIRWVVARGHVECDEDGFPAVFPGALTDITERKEAERRIEESERRYRALVENFPNGAVGLFDEEFRYTAVGGQLLDEVGVPKSDRIGRSVYEIYPDELLEDIKPYFRAALDGETNSFEVQFHDRQLFAYTLPVRNADDEVNAGMLVVQDVTERREAERELRESEAKFRMLAENLDEIVWMATEDGEEFVYINPAFEEVWGIDRETLYDEPLSFLDAVHPDDRSRVREGFTALPETDYDEEFRVVRPDGEVRWVHARGARVYDESGEMSRIVGIGEDVTERVERERELERSERRYRTVVENFPNGAVGLVDEEMRYVTIGGNPLTESDLTADDLEGRPVREVLSPVLADHLAPRYQAALDGEANTFEYAHEDGRYTEFRTFPVRDDDGTVFGAMGMSQDITERVEREAELERALDLLGRTEQIADVGGWEIDPETRDVFWTDHIFSLLEVDADEEPPLEEALDMYHEEDRPIVEDAVEEALASGEPFDAEVRLRTAASGEVRWLRLQGVPQTVDGDVVSLRGAAQDVTDRKQRERRLEELIERLEESNERLEQFAYAASHDLQEPLRMVSSYLRLVERRYADELDEDGREFVEFAVDGADRMREMIEGLLQYSRVDSRGNPLEPVELDAVLADVRDDLQVRIEETDAEITAESLPRVEGDGGQLRQVFQNLLDNALEYSGDEPPRVHVSAERDGQRWEISVADEGIGIDPEDADRVFEVFESLHAPDEHSGTGIGLALSERILERHGGDIRVESEPGEGATFTFTLPADGEDGK; encoded by the coding sequence ATGAGCAACCGGGCTGGTGGCACCGGGTCGGCGTTTTGGGGAGACGGAGACGACGGAGGGGCCTGCGAACGCTATCGGACCCTCGTGAACGCGGTGGACGACGGTATCTACCAACTCGACGCCGAGGGGACCGTCGTCGCGGCCAACGACTCTCTCGCGGAGTTGACGGGACGGACGCGCGAGGAACTACTCGGCGAACGCGCCTCCGTCGTCTTCGGCGACGGTGGCGGGTCGGCCGTCGAACGCGAACTCGACCGCCTCCGGACGACCCCCGGCGAGCGAAGCGCCCGTCTCGAACTCACAGCCCGGACCGCGGAGGGCGAACGAGTTCCCTGCGACGTGCGGATGAGCGCGCTCGAATCCGACGGTACCGTGGAAGGCGCCGTCGGCATCGTCCGGGAACGGGCCGGCCGCGAGGGACGCGAGACCGACGAGGGAGGGATAGACCGAAAGCGCATGGTCGAAGCGCTCGAAGCCGCACGCGAAGGTATCAGCCTGCTCGACGCCGACGGCGAGTTCGTCTACGTGAACGACGCCTACGCCGAGACGTTCGGATACGACCCCGAGGAGATGGTCGGCGAACACTGGGACGAACTCGGCATCGAGGCCGACCCCGAGCGGTTCTACGGCCGGATTCTGCCGACTATCTCGGAGGAGGGCCAGTGGACGGGGACGACGACCTGCGTCCGGAGCGACGGGAGTACGTTCCGCAGTCAGCATTCGCTCGTCTCCACCGGGGAGGGCGAACTCATCTGCCTCGTCCGGGATATCACCGAACGGAGAGAGCGCGAGCGTCGACTCCGGCGGTCGGAGCGTCGGTACCGAACGCTCGCCGAGCACTTCCCGAACGGGTTCGTGACGCTGTTCGACGACGACTTGGAGTACACGCTGGCGGCGGGCCGGGGGTTCGAGCGGATTCCCCTCGAACCCGAAGCGGTCGAGGGCAGCCGGGTCGGCGAAGTCTGGGAGGGGGCCGCCGCCGACGCGCTCGAACCCCTGTTCCGCGGGGCGCTCGACGGCGAGGAGGGGACGGTCGAGGTGAGTTACGCGGACCGCGAGTGGGTGGTCCACGCCGTCCCGGTCACCGGCGAACGCGGCGACGTCTTCGCGGGCATGACGATGGCCCAAGACATCACCGAACGCAAGGAACGCGAACGCGAACTCGACGAGACGGTCCGCGAGTTACGCGAGAGCGAGACGCGGTTGCAGATAGCCCTCGAAGCCGGGGAGATGGGGATGTGGGAGCTCGACCTTCGGACCGGCGAGTCGCCCGTCCGGTCGCCGCAGCACGACCGTCTCTTCGGCTACGAGGAACCGATCGACGACTGGGGGTTCGAGCGGTTCCTCGACCACGTCCACCCGGACGACCGAGAGCGGGTGGCCCGGACCTTCGAGGAGGCCCACGAGACGGGCGAGTGGCGGTTCGAGTGCCGAATCGTCCGGACCGACGGCGAGCGACGGTGGATATCGGCGGACGGGGAGTTCTACGACGACGACGGCGGCGAACCCGTCCGCGCCGTGGGAACCGTTCGGGACGTCACGGAGCAGAAGGAACGCGAGCGGTATCTGCGCGACGCGAAGTCGCAACTGGAAGCCGCGGCCGAGGCCGGTGCGGTCGGAACGTGGGAGTGGTACATCCCCGACGACGAGTTCGTCACGAACGCCTCGCTCGCGCGGACGTTCGGCGTCGACCCCGAGGCGGCGCGCGAGGGCGTCTCGCTCGACCGCCTCCTCTCGTCTATCCACGAGGCCGACCGTGAGCGCGTCGAACGGGAGATAGCGGAGGCGATCGAGTCCTGCGGCGAGTACGAGTCGGAGTACCGCGTCCGCAACGCCGACGGCGAGATTCGGTGGGTCGTCGCCCGCGGTCACGTCGAGTGCGACGAGGACGGATTCCCGGCGGTGTTCCCCGGTGCGCTCACCGACATCACCGAGCGCAAGGAGGCCGAACGCAGAATCGAGGAGTCCGAACGGCGCTACCGGGCGCTCGTGGAGAACTTCCCGAACGGCGCGGTGGGACTGTTCGACGAGGAGTTCCGGTACACCGCCGTCGGCGGACAGCTCTTGGACGAGGTCGGAGTTCCGAAGTCGGACCGAATCGGACGTAGCGTCTACGAGATATATCCGGACGAACTCCTCGAGGACATCAAGCCGTACTTCCGGGCCGCGCTCGACGGCGAGACGAACTCGTTCGAGGTCCAGTTCCACGACCGCCAGCTCTTCGCGTACACCCTGCCCGTCAGGAACGCCGACGACGAGGTGAACGCGGGGATGCTCGTCGTCCAAGACGTCACCGAACGCCGGGAGGCCGAACGGGAACTCCGCGAGAGCGAAGCGAAGTTCCGGATGCTCGCCGAGAACCTCGACGAAATCGTCTGGATGGCGACCGAGGACGGCGAGGAGTTCGTCTACATCAACCCCGCGTTCGAGGAGGTGTGGGGGATCGACAGGGAGACCCTGTACGACGAGCCGCTCTCCTTCCTCGACGCCGTCCACCCCGACGACCGCAGCCGCGTCCGAGAGGGGTTCACCGCGCTCCCCGAGACGGATTACGACGAGGAGTTCCGGGTCGTCCGGCCCGACGGCGAGGTCAGGTGGGTCCACGCGCGGGGAGCCCGCGTGTACGACGAGAGCGGGGAGATGTCCCGCATCGTGGGCATCGGCGAGGACGTCACTGAGCGAGTCGAGCGCGAACGCGAACTCGAACGGAGCGAGCGTCGCTACCGGACGGTCGTCGAGAACTTCCCGAACGGTGCCGTGGGCCTCGTCGACGAGGAGATGCGGTACGTGACCATCGGCGGGAACCCGCTCACCGAGTCCGACCTGACGGCCGACGACCTCGAAGGGCGGCCGGTGCGGGAGGTGCTGTCGCCGGTGTTGGCCGACCACCTCGCGCCGCGGTACCAGGCTGCGCTCGACGGCGAGGCGAACACGTTCGAGTACGCGCACGAGGACGGGAGGTACACCGAGTTCCGCACGTTCCCCGTCCGAGACGACGACGGTACCGTCTTCGGCGCGATGGGGATGTCGCAGGACATCACCGAACGGGTCGAACGCGAGGCCGAACTCGAACGGGCGCTCGACTTGCTCGGGCGGACCGAACAGATAGCGGACGTGGGCGGGTGGGAGATAGACCCCGAGACGAGGGACGTGTTCTGGACCGACCACATCTTCTCCCTCCTGGAGGTGGACGCCGACGAGGAACCGCCGCTCGAGGAGGCCCTCGACATGTACCACGAGGAGGACCGGCCGATAGTCGAGGACGCCGTCGAGGAGGCGTTAGCCTCCGGCGAGCCGTTCGACGCCGAGGTTCGACTCCGAACGGCGGCCAGCGGCGAGGTGCGCTGGCTCCGGCTTCAGGGCGTTCCGCAGACGGTGGACGGCGACGTGGTCTCCCTCCGCGGGGCGGCCCAAGACGTCACCGATCGCAAACAGCGCGAACGGCGACTCGAAGAGCTGATAGAGCGGTTGGAGGAGTCCAACGAGCGGTTAGAGCAGTTCGCCTACGCCGCCTCCCACGACCTGCAGGAACCCCTGCGGATGGTGTCGAGCTACCTCCGACTCGTGGAGCGACGGTACGCCGACGAACTCGACGAGGACGGCCGGGAGTTCGTCGAGTTCGCCGTCGACGGGGCCGACCGGATGCGCGAGATGATAGAGGGGTTGCTCCAGTACTCCCGGGTCGACTCCCGCGGAAACCCCCTCGAACCGGTCGAGTTGGACGCCGTTCTCGCGGACGTTCGCGACGACCTACAGGTTCGGATCGAGGAGACCGACGCCGAGATTACCGCCGAGTCGCTCCCCCGCGTCGAGGGCGACGGCGGGCAGTTGCGCCAAGTGTTTCAGAACCTGCTCGACAACGCTCTCGAGTACAGCGGCGACGAACCGCCGCGGGTGCACGTCTCGGCCGAACGGGACGGCCAGCGGTGGGAAATCTCGGTCGCTGACGAGGGAATCGGCATCGACCCGGAGGACGCCGACCGCGTCTTCGAGGTGTTCGAGAGCCTCCACGCCCCCGACGAACACTCGGGGACGGGAATCGGCCTCGCCCTCTCGGAGCGGATACTCGAACGACACGGCGGCGACATCCGGGTCGAGTCCGAACCGGGCGAGGGAGCGACGTTCACGTTCACGCTCCCCGCCGACGGCGAGGACGGGAAGTGA
- a CDS encoding ABC transporter ATP-binding protein, with the protein MSELVLDNVTKVFDDGGEDIVAVDEVSVDIADGEFLVLVGPSGCGKSTTLRMIAGLETVSRGEIRLDGQVINGRPPRERDIAMVFQSYALYPHMTVRQNMSFGLEESTEKSDDEIESLVTETGEMLGISPLLDRKPGELSGGQQQRVALGRAIVRDPKVFLMDEPLSNLDAKLRSQMRTELQRLQEDLDVTTVYVTHDQTEAMTMGDRIAILNDGVLQQVATPLEAYHQPANLFVAGFIGEPSMNFFETELQGDRLVAENFDYPLSQETREAVGDSTHVTLGVRPEDIELLDSGSASGDHDFETVVDVVEPMGNENNVYLSFESGGDADFVATITGMRSMEGGQPAVARFPESAIHLFDTDSGHALKNRSLDELEETEPRL; encoded by the coding sequence ATGTCAGAACTCGTACTAGACAACGTAACGAAGGTGTTCGACGACGGCGGGGAGGACATCGTCGCGGTCGACGAAGTCTCCGTCGACATCGCGGACGGTGAGTTCCTCGTCCTCGTCGGCCCCTCGGGGTGTGGTAAGTCGACTACCCTCCGCATGATTGCGGGGTTGGAAACGGTGTCGCGCGGCGAGATTCGTCTCGACGGCCAAGTCATCAACGGACGGCCGCCGCGGGAACGGGACATCGCGATGGTGTTCCAGTCGTACGCGCTGTACCCGCACATGACCGTCCGGCAGAACATGTCCTTCGGGCTCGAAGAGTCCACGGAGAAGTCGGACGACGAAATCGAGTCGCTCGTCACGGAGACGGGCGAGATGCTCGGTATCTCGCCGCTCTTGGACCGGAAGCCCGGCGAACTCTCCGGCGGGCAACAGCAGCGTGTCGCCCTCGGGCGCGCCATCGTCCGCGACCCGAAGGTGTTCCTGATGGACGAACCGCTCTCGAACTTAGACGCGAAGCTCCGCTCGCAGATGCGGACGGAACTGCAGCGTCTGCAGGAGGATTTGGACGTCACCACCGTCTACGTCACGCACGACCAGACGGAGGCGATGACGATGGGCGACCGCATCGCCATCCTCAACGACGGCGTCCTCCAGCAGGTGGCGACGCCGTTGGAGGCGTACCACCAACCCGCGAACCTGTTCGTCGCGGGCTTCATCGGCGAACCGTCGATGAACTTCTTCGAGACGGAACTGCAGGGCGACAGACTCGTCGCGGAGAACTTCGACTACCCGCTCTCGCAGGAGACGCGGGAGGCCGTCGGCGACTCGACGCACGTCACCCTCGGCGTCCGACCCGAGGACATCGAACTCCTCGATTCGGGGTCGGCTTCGGGCGACCACGACTTCGAGACGGTCGTCGACGTGGTCGAACCGATGGGCAACGAGAACAACGTCTACCTCTCGTTCGAGTCCGGCGGCGACGCCGACTTCGTCGCGACGATAACCGGGATGCGTTCGATGGAGGGCGGCCAGCCCGCCGTCGCGCGTTTCCCCGAGTCGGCGATTCACCTCTTCGATACGGACAGCGGCCACGCGCTGAAGAACCGGTCGCTCGACGAACTCGAAGAGACCGAACCGCGACTCTGA
- a CDS encoding carbohydrate ABC transporter permease, with the protein MSVRDSVRSVAASRAALYTVLLAMAAFYLAPLESGLMTAIKTQDAFFSTTPFVPPLGEGFTLDPWFEAWARMQGPLTNFSGAMYNSMFVAVPATVLSGFIGSVAAYGLTNLNWRGQAGVLMLFVAGMFVPYQSVLVPLTRFWSIVGLRDILAGVPFLSTRVGLIQLVVTHTAYGIPICTILFRSYYSGFDNSMLEAARIDGATFTSIYRRIIFPLSKPMFAVVLIYQFTQVWNDFLFALVLVSSPSNEVATIALNKLQGSMVQQYNIQMAAAFVAALPTLLVYVLFGEQFAEGVAGNT; encoded by the coding sequence ATGAGCGTCCGCGACAGCGTTCGGTCCGTCGCCGCGTCGAGGGCGGCGCTGTACACCGTCCTCCTCGCGATGGCGGCGTTCTACCTCGCGCCCTTGGAGAGCGGTCTCATGACCGCCATCAAGACGCAGGACGCGTTCTTCTCGACGACGCCGTTCGTCCCGCCCCTCGGGGAGGGCTTCACCCTCGACCCGTGGTTCGAGGCGTGGGCGCGCATGCAGGGACCGCTGACGAACTTCTCCGGCGCGATGTACAACAGCATGTTCGTCGCCGTTCCGGCGACGGTGCTTTCGGGGTTCATCGGGTCCGTCGCGGCGTACGGCCTCACGAACCTCAACTGGCGCGGACAGGCCGGCGTGCTGATGCTGTTCGTCGCGGGGATGTTCGTCCCCTACCAGTCCGTGCTCGTTCCGCTGACCCGGTTCTGGAGCATCGTCGGTCTCAGGGACATCCTCGCCGGCGTCCCGTTCCTCAGCACGCGCGTCGGACTCATCCAACTCGTCGTCACTCACACCGCCTACGGGATTCCCATCTGTACCATCCTGTTCCGGTCGTACTACTCCGGCTTCGACAACTCGATGCTGGAGGCGGCCCGGATAGACGGCGCGACGTTCACGAGCATCTACCGTCGCATCATCTTCCCGCTGTCGAAGCCGATGTTCGCGGTGGTGCTCATCTACCAGTTCACGCAGGTGTGGAACGACTTCCTGTTCGCACTCGTCCTCGTATCGTCGCCGAGCAACGAAGTCGCGACCATCGCCCTGAACAAACTGCAGGGGTCGATGGTCCAGCAGTACAACATCCAGATGGCCGCCGCGTTCGTCGCGGCGCTTCCGACGCTTCTGGTGTACGTCCTGTTCGGTGAACAGTTCGCAGAAGGAGTCGCAGGTAACACATAA
- a CDS encoding HhH-GPD family protein: MTDDDERRSSGRRTTSGDASDALEDGDAPALPEDVDAVREALVEWYEADHRKFPWRRTEDPYEILVSEVMSQQTQLGRVVSAWEDFLDRWPTVSELAAADRSEVVSFWTDHSLGYNNRAKYLHEAARQVRDDYGGEFPETPEELSELMGVGPYTANAVASFAFNNGDAVVDTNVKRVLHRAFDAPDDDAAFERVASFLMPEGESRVWNNAVMELGGVACGKTPTCDESGCPWRRWCHAYETGDFTAPDVPEQPSFEGSRRQFRGRVVRTLGEYDELPLDELGPRIRVDYGGEYGREWLRELVADLDDDGLVEIEDRDGETFAKLRR; encoded by the coding sequence ATGACCGACGACGACGAACGCCGTTCGTCGGGCCGCCGGACTACGTCCGGCGACGCCTCCGACGCTCTCGAAGACGGCGACGCCCCCGCCCTCCCCGAAGACGTGGATGCCGTCCGCGAGGCACTCGTCGAGTGGTACGAGGCGGACCACCGCAAGTTCCCGTGGCGGCGGACCGAGGACCCCTACGAGATTCTCGTCTCCGAGGTGATGAGCCAACAGACGCAACTAGGCCGCGTCGTCTCCGCGTGGGAGGACTTCCTCGATCGGTGGCCGACCGTCTCGGAGTTGGCGGCCGCCGACAGAAGCGAGGTGGTCTCCTTCTGGACGGACCACTCGCTCGGATACAACAACCGCGCGAAGTACCTCCACGAGGCGGCCCGACAGGTCCGCGACGATTACGGCGGCGAGTTCCCCGAGACGCCCGAGGAACTGTCGGAACTGATGGGCGTCGGCCCATACACCGCAAACGCCGTCGCCTCGTTCGCGTTCAACAACGGCGACGCGGTGGTGGACACGAACGTAAAGCGCGTCCTCCACCGCGCCTTCGACGCCCCCGATGACGACGCCGCCTTCGAACGAGTCGCGTCGTTCCTCATGCCCGAGGGCGAGTCCCGCGTGTGGAACAACGCCGTCATGGAACTCGGCGGCGTCGCCTGCGGGAAGACGCCGACGTGCGACGAGTCGGGGTGTCCGTGGCGTCGGTGGTGTCACGCCTACGAGACGGGCGACTTCACCGCGCCGGACGTGCCCGAACAGCCGAGTTTCGAGGGGAGCCGGCGGCAGTTCCGGGGGCGCGTCGTCCGAACCCTCGGCGAGTACGACGAACTGCCGTTGGACGAACTGGGGCCGCGGATTCGGGTCGATTACGGCGGGGAGTACGGCCGAGAGTGGCTTCGCGAACTGGTGGCGGATCTAGACGACGACGGACTGGTCGAAATCGAGGACCGCGACGGCGAGACGTTCGCTAAACTCCGCCGGTGA
- a CDS encoding carbohydrate ABC transporter permease: MSNSLFKRLVSDRWGDDSDENGVRTDGGTVTESPATGATTTQSDRSWRDSEFVRSLPFWLPPALLMGLFVYGAIGWNAIISLTEWEGFGTPDYGSLDFSMYTRMLADPSFMAAARNTVVLLVVFTVVSLVAGLLIAILIDRGIRFENTLRTIYLLPMSLSFVVTAIFWAWMYNPEIGLVNVVLRGIGLDFVTTAWISNPQTKLAAVIFALMWQFSGYCMVVYLAGLRAIPNDQFEAARIDGASTVRMYWRVIIPQLRASTMSAAVVLMVFALKAFDFLYVMFGDTPGPAADILATMMFRQAFSNSNWAYGAAIATVLFGLALVVIGPYLYVQYKRGDL; encoded by the coding sequence ATGTCCAACTCACTATTTAAAAGGCTCGTGAGCGACCGGTGGGGGGACGACAGTGACGAGAACGGCGTGCGAACCGACGGCGGAACCGTGACCGAATCACCCGCGACGGGCGCGACTACCACACAGTCCGACCGGTCGTGGCGCGACAGCGAGTTCGTCCGGTCGCTTCCGTTTTGGCTACCGCCCGCGCTTCTGATGGGACTGTTCGTCTACGGAGCCATCGGCTGGAACGCCATCATCTCCCTCACGGAGTGGGAGGGCTTCGGGACGCCCGACTACGGTTCCCTCGACTTTTCGATGTACACGCGGATGCTCGCGGACCCGTCGTTCATGGCGGCCGCGCGCAACACCGTCGTGTTGCTCGTGGTGTTTACGGTCGTCTCACTCGTCGCCGGCCTCCTCATCGCCATCCTCATCGACCGGGGGATACGGTTCGAGAACACGCTCCGGACCATCTATCTCCTGCCGATGAGCCTCTCGTTCGTCGTGACGGCCATCTTCTGGGCGTGGATGTACAACCCGGAGATAGGCCTCGTCAACGTCGTCCTCCGAGGAATCGGACTCGACTTCGTCACGACGGCGTGGATAAGCAACCCGCAGACCAAACTGGCGGCGGTCATCTTCGCGCTGATGTGGCAGTTCAGTGGCTACTGCATGGTCGTCTACCTCGCCGGTCTGCGCGCCATCCCGAACGACCAGTTCGAGGCGGCCCGCATCGACGGCGCCTCGACCGTGCGGATGTACTGGCGCGTCATCATCCCGCAACTGCGGGCCTCGACGATGAGCGCCGCCGTCGTGCTGATGGTGTTCGCGCTCAAGGCGTTCGACTTCCTGTACGTCATGTTCGGCGACACGCCCGGCCCGGCGGCCGACATTCTCGCGACGATGATGTTCAGACAAGCATTCAGCAACTCAAACTGGGCGTACGGTGCGGCGATAGCCACGGTCCTGTTCGGATTGGCGCTGGTCGTCATCGGACCGTACCTGTACGTGCAGTACAAGCGGGGTGACCTATGA